Below is a window of Vibrio gazogenes DNA.
TCCCGTACACCCTACGCTGTACGAGAGCAGGCTCTCACTTCCCACCGACATCTCTTCGCACTTATCTCTCTACCTCCCGACCCATGATACAATGTCACCGACTTACGGCGCGAGCCGATTGGCGAGTCATTTCTGACGTTAAATCTATGAATCTAAGCTTATGAAATTAAAGAGTTACCTGACTTTAACGACGATTGCGACCACCTCGTCGGTCGTGATCGTCATGACGATCGCAATATTGTATCTGTTACAGAATTCTTATCAGTCAGGTCTCGAGGCCCGGGGGTTGGAACTTGCCCGTGTGATTGCACATGACCCTAAAGTCATTCGGGCCCTGCGCAAGGAGGTTACACATTCGTCAACGGATACTATCCGTGATTATATTGAGTCGATTCGCTCTCGAACCGACGCCTCCTACATCGTGGTGGTTGATCAGCAAGCCATTCGTCTCAGCCATCCGGATCAAAATCGGATCGGCAAACATTTCATCGGTAAAGATATCAACCGGGTCTTGCAAACCGGTCAATCTTACAGCACCGAAGCAAAAGGCTCTCTCGGGAAAGCGATTCGTAATTTCGTGCCTATTTATGATCACGGTAAACAAGTCGGCGCGGTATGTATCGGTTACTTGTCTGAAAGAATTTCCGATATCATTTTTCACCAACATATTCATATCGGTTTATTGATCGCACTCATCTATCTGTTTGGTATTGGTACAGCCGTTGCTTTTTTACTCAAGATGAAAAAGACATTTCTGGATTACGAACCAGAATTCATCGTCAATAAATTTCGTGAACACGGGATGGTCTTTGACAGTATTCGGGATGCCATTATTGCCGTTGATCATGATATGAACATCACCATGATTAATAACAGCGCGATGAAGCTCCTCTCGATGGGAGTATTAAGTCGCTATGACTACCAACATCATCCTCTTTCCCACTATTCCATCCCACTCAGCCATTTGGTGCTGGAAAATCAGGGACGCTTCCATCAGGAAGTCTTCAGTATTGGCAAAATCAAATACCGGGCTAATCTTTATCCGATTAAGACCGCCAAAGGCTTGATTGGTCATGTCATTGTATTCTTCACCAATCTGACCCCCAATGAGCTAGAAAAAGAAATTATCTATTTGAAAAACTATGCTGAACTACTCCGTAGCAAAACCCACGAGTATTCGAATAAGCTCAATGTGCTGTCGGGAATGCTACAAATTGGTAAATATGAAGAATCCATTGACTTCATTCAGCAAGAAACCGATCGCTATCAGGCGGTTATCAACCATATCGTGTTGAGTGTGTCAGACAGTGCGGTGGCCGGCCTATTACTGGCTAAATTTAACAAAGCTTCGGAAATGGGGGTTAAATTTACCATCGACGTTGATACGACATTGGCAAGTTATGCCAAACAAGCGTCTGAAAAACTAGTGACGATTATTGGTAATCTAGTAGATAATGCGCTGCTGGCCGCTTGGCAAAACCGGGGGATGGTACAACCTGAAGTCACCGTTTATCTTAGTGATCGCGGTAAACATATCATGCTGGAAATTCAGGATAACGGGACAGGCGTCCCCGATGAAATAGCAGAACATATCCTAGAGTTTGGTGTCAGCTCAAAGCAGGAAGATGAACAAAATGGCGTTGGCCTGTACCTTGTCAAACAGTTAGTCGATTACTTTCACGGCAGCATTGACTGGGAACGCACTGAACAGCACACCACTTTGTTCAGTATCTATTTAGAAAAGAAAGAAGAGGCACATGACGATGAAGACCCGAGTAATGTTGCTTGAAGACGATATTCGAGCCAGCTATACCTTGGAATCAACAATCAACCAACACCCTCATTTTCAGGTCGTTGCTGTCAGTGAAAGTTGTGCAGATGCACAAATCCAGTTCAATGCATTTCAACCACAACTCGTGTTTGTTGATATTACGCTCCCCGATGGCAATGGTCTGGCATTGATTCAGCAACTTCGTCAACAAGCAGCCGACTGCCACTTCATTATGACGACGGCTGAGCGTGAAACCACCACCGTTGAAAAAGCCGTCCAACTCGGGGTTATCGACTATCTGGTGAAACCGATTCGCATGTCGCGCATTAATCAGGCACTTGATGACTATATTCAATATAAACAAAAGCTTATCAGTAATTCAACCGTCGACCAGGACGACATCGATCAGCTACTCCGGAAATCCCCCATTCAGCCGATTCGTCAGACCCCAAAGGGGATCGATGCAACGACACTGGAATCATTGAAAGCGTTACTTTATCAGGAGCAGTTACACGATTTTTCCGCCGATGATATCAGCGAACGCATGAGTTTCAGCCGTATCACCGCCAGACGCTATCTGGAATATCTTGAATCTGAAGGCGTGTTACGCCTAGTACTCAACTACAATACCGGTGGCCGACCAAGGCGTTTGTACCAGATGATAAAGTAATTCCCTGTTCCCCTCGGACATGCCGTATTGATGCACCGACAGCTCGATAATGTCTAACATTCACACAAAAAGTGCTCTATGCTTGTAACCAGATTGTTTCTATATGTATTCAAATAACGTCTTAAGCGGAAAAATATACTCATATGATTGAGTATGTGACATAAAATATTCACTTGAACAATCAAAGAAGTGCCGCTAGGAGATTGTCATGAAAAGAAAAACTGTGTAGCATTTCACCAAATTACGTGGTATGCCCATCGGGGCTGTTGGACGCTACATTGCTGGGGTCTATGTATGGTCATGAAATATATCGCCTTCGCGAATGTCGCTGTCGGCATTTTTCTACTGATTTACAGTATGAAACCCACCTACCAGATTGGTCGCACAGGACAAGCGTCCCGCTGGAAAATACTTATCACGTTGCTCTTTATCTTTGTTCTTGGCTATCTTTCCGTGCTTATCACACTAGTTGATAGGCCGATGAATCCCTATCTGTTGACGATTTCACTGATTCTCCTCGGTGCCAGTCTTTTTATTACCTTGCTTGTCTCACAGTCCCGAAACATACTCTATCAGCTCAATCGCTCAGCTCAGGACGAACAGTACCATTCTTTACACGACAGTCTGACTTCACTGGCAAACCGTAAATATCTATTCAGTTCGCTCCAAACCCTCGTTCAATCAAAACAGTTGTTTAGCTTATTGCTGATTGACCTGAATAATTTCAAACAGATCAATGATGGTTTGGGCCACTATTTTGGCGATAAATTTCTGATTTCAGTTGCCAATCTGTTACAGGAAAACACCAAACAATATGGTCGGTTATATCGTATGGGTGGCGATGAGTTTGCACTGATCTTGCTCGGTAATGACGATGACACAATCCTCAGTGTGGTTGATGACATTCATGATGCGCTTCACGCCCCAGTGAAAGTGATGACTTACTCGATGAAGACATCAGCAAGTGTTGGGATCACCAAATATCCACATAACGGGCATGAAGTTTCCAATCTGCTGAAACAGGCAGATTTAGCCATGTATGACTCGAAGAAAAAACATAAACTTTATACGTTTTATCATGACCAACTGGGTTCCGATTCTTATAAAAAGCTCAAACTTTCTATCAAATTAGCTGAAGCACTCAGAAATGACGTTTTTGAACTGCATTACCAGCCGATTATTCGCAGTCAGACACAAAGTATTGCCAGTCTCGAAGCCCTGCTGCGTTGGCCTCAGGAGGATGGTAGTTTTATCGAGCCGGGGGACTTTATTCCCATTGCTGAAAAAAGTGCGCTGATTTCCGTACTCACACAATGGGTGATCCATCGAGCCACTCAGGATTTAAATGTCTTAAGGGCACACGGTTTCCATGGCAGTCTCCATATTAACCTTTCAGCCAAAGACTTTCAGGATGATGAGGTCGTCAATCAACTGCGTGCTCTGCGTCAGGCAGGACAAGTACAAACGGATGATTTAGTGTTTGAGATTACCGAAACTGCGGTGTTTGAAAATATTGAAAAAGCGAAGTGTGTCATTCACAAAATACATGCACTGGGTTTTCGATTCAGTATGGATGATTTCGGCATCGGTTATTCTTCTCTGGTGATTTTACGTGAATTACCAATTTCTCAGATTAAGATTGATCGCTCGTTCGTTTCCGAATACCACCAGAAAGAATCTAACCGGACCATCATCTACGCGTTGATCCGGTTAGCACAAGATTTGAATTTAAGTGTTGTTGCCGAAGGTGTAGAAGTTTGCAGTGTCGAACAAGCATTAGGGGAAATCGGATGCCACTATACACAAGGGTTTCTTCGTTTCCCACCGGAGCCGTTACATCACTTATTGTACAACGAACAGTTCCGGAACCATCTTGAACCCATGCTTCTGGAACCATCTCAACAATGACATTCCCAGACGACACCCTACCCAGCTTTAAACTGGTCAGTGACTGATGTGTCAGTACATCGGGTTGTAATATATTGTGCTATGGCCTGCTGCTCTCCCTGATTGAGATACAATCCCAGTTTCGTTCTGCGCCATAAGAAGTCATCACTGGTTCTCACAAATTCACAGTCAATCATATAGTCGATTTCCCGTTGATAGACACCTTCGGCAAAACAACGTCCCATGTCTTCTAAGCGATTGACATCAGATAACATTTTCCGAGTGTAGGTACCAAATTGAACCGCATAGCGAAATGCCTGTTTCTGGCTCAGCCATGGATAACTGGCGCGTAATGATTCACCCAACTGTTCCCGGGTACAGCTAAAGTAACCGCCTGGAAGTGGCACATTCGCGGTCCACGATTTTCCCATCTGTTCAAAGTACGGCTCAAGCTTATTCATCGCCGCTTCGCCCAGTTTACGATAAGTCGTCAGCTTACCGCCAAACACTGACAATAACGGTGCCTGATCACCGGTCTGTTCCAGTTCAATGGTATAATCTCGGGTCACCGCCTGAGGTGAACTTGACTCGTCATCACATAATGGGCGTACGCCACTGTATGACCAAATCACATCCTCACGAGATAGCTGCCGCACAAAGTGCTGATTGACAATATCGATTAAGTAGTTCTGCTCTTCATCGTCAATTTCAACCTGGCGGGGATCTCCATGATATTCTACATCAGTGGTGCCAATGATTGAGAAATCATCCATGTAAGGAATGACAAACACAATTCGATTATCTTTATTCTGTAATATATACGCCTGTTCTTCATGATGAATCCGGGGGACAACAATATGCGACCCTTTCACCAAACGAATGTTTCGCGGTGATGCCGTCGATAAACCATCATCAAAGAACTGCTTCACCCAAGGTCCGGCGGCATTGACAAGCGCTTTCGCATAACGTTCGAAGCGTGTATCCGATTGCTGATCATAAATCGTAACACGCCAGATGTCGTTCTCGCGCACAGCGCGTTCAACCCGACAGTAATTACTCACTTCTGCACCATTTTCTTGCGCAGCTAAAATATTCAGAACCACTAAACGAGCATCATCGACCCAGCAGTCCGAATACTCAAATCCGGTTTTCATTTCGGGTTTTAATAATCCACTTTTAGCCAGATTCACTTTATGGCTGGCTGGCAGTGTGGTCCGTTTCCCGAGATGATCATATAAAAATAGTCCGCAGCGAATCATCCATGCTGGCCGCAAATAAGGCCGGTGCGGCAATCGAAAACGCATCGGGCGAGCCACATGAGGCGCTTTTTTGAGCAGCACTTCCCGTTCGGCAAGGGCTTCTGCGACTAAACGAAATTCATAATGTTCCAAATAACGCAATCCTCCATGAATCAGTTTAGAACTGGATGAAGAGGTTGCAGAGGCAAAGTCTTGCGCTTCATAAAGTCCGACGGACAGACCACGTCCGGCAGCATCAGCAGCGATTCCGGCACCATTGATGCCGCCACCGACAATAATTAAGTCCAGCAGACGATTTTCTTGATTGGGTGTTATTACATCCATAAAGTAACCTCAAAATGAGCAAACGAACATTTACAAACATTATTGAGCGTAACTTAACTGCCGTTTAAATGCATCATTTATTTTCGAATATGTTCGTTTTGTCGATAAATCTAAAAAAACCTTCTCAAAAGAAGGTTTTTATGAGGTCGTCTGTATTGGTATTGAACCCGATTTAAGCCAACGGAGATGAATCTGGAACGGCTTGCTCGGTTTGTTGAGATGACGTCCCCGCGACCTCTAAAGACACTTGGCTAGATTCCAGAATAGAAAGGATTTCCGGTGGCGGCTGTTTATCAGTAAACAGGGTATTAATTTGGGAGATATTACCGAGCTTGACCATTGCATTGCGACCAAATTTAGAGTGATCGACCGCGAGAAATACACTTCGGCTGTTTTCAATAATCGCCTGTTTGACACGAACTTCATGGTAGTCAAAGTCCAGTAAAGACCCATCAAAATCAATCCCACTAATCCCGAGAATACCGAAATCAAGCCGAAACTGCTGAATAAAGTCCAACGTTGCTTCCCCGATAATCCCACCATCGCGGTTACGCACTTCACCACCAGCCAGAATGACATTAAAGTCCGGCTTTGAAAGCAGAAGACTTGCCACGTTTAAGTTATTTGTCACGATGCGCAACTGTTGATGACTTCGGCTCAATGCGCGCGCAACCGCTTCTGGGGTTGTCCCGATATCAATAAACAGTGTGGCGTGATTCGGTATATGCTTCACCAATGCTTCGGCAATATGATCTTTTTCAGAATAGTTATGTGACTTGCGGGTCGTATAAGAATCATTTTCCGAGCTGATAGGTACCGTCGCGCCCCCATGATAACGACGGATTTTATTTTCATCAGCCAACTCATTCAAATCACGACGAATCGTTTGTGGGCTAACGTGAAAGCGTGCCACCAATTCATCGGTACTGATGTAACCATGTTTTTTGACCAGTTCTATTATTTTCTGATGTCTCGGAATTTGCTTCACATCCGGCTCCATGTCTCATTAACCCATCACTCACAGAGACAGCAACGCAACACACGACAACTGCTTTTGAGGATGACTTCATCTATTCGAAAAATTCACTCAAACTATTCACTTAAACTATTGTGCGGTAAATCGGGGAGAGAAAGAACCCTCTTCTATATAAAAAGTACCGTCCCATCACCGAAAAGCATCGCCTGATTCGTTTTCTTGTCATCTATCAGGTTTAGACTTTGCTGGCTCAAGTGAAAATGGCTTGACCACAATAAGCATCATATTGAATATACATAACGACCCAATCAATGAAAGGAAGCACAATATGCCGAAATACAAACGTCATTATGGTTTGACTCTTTCCATATCACTGTTACTTTGCAGCACAGCTAATGCCGATGATTTTTCTAAACTGGATCAAGCGCTGCCGGCATCTACCGATGCCTATTCAATCGCCCCAGTGTTTGACTTCGATACCGATGGCTGTCTGCCAAGTGCCGGCATCAGCCGTACCGGTCAACAAAATGGCGGGTTGAAACCCTCCGGCGGCTTAACCTCTGGCTGTCGGGATTCCAACTTTCTCAATTTATCCAATACTTATCATCGTTATGCCTGCAAAATCAATGGCTCAGATCAGTATTGCGCTCATTTCTACGCTCTCTATTTTCTTAAAGACCAAATTCTCAATGGTATCCAAAGCGGTCACCGTCATGATTGGGAAAATGTGGTGATCTGGACTAAAAATGGCACCGTGACACACGGAAGTTACAGCGCCCACGGTAATCTGACCACTCGATCGGTTTCTGAGTTAGATACCAATGGCAAACACATCAAATTCGTTTATCACAAAGATGGCCTCCTGACGCATGCATTCCGGTTCAGCAAAACCGGTGAAGTCGCTGAAAACCCGTACGGCTACTTTGTCACACCTGATATTGTCAGTTGGTATACCATGTATGGTGACCAAGTCAGTAACGACACTTTGAGAAACCAACTCAATCGTTATGACTACGGATCAGCCAATGTGCCCGTCAAGGACGGGAGTTTCCTGAGTAACTTGAATCGCGGCAAACCCGATAGTTATCCGCAATTTTCCGCTGCAGATGTTGTTCGTTCCCGTTAAATCAAACCTCGTTAGAACAATTCAGATGACATCGAGCCAACTGACGTAAAACCGATGCAACCCGGCAAACAATCACACCGGGTTGCATCCGCACTGTCAAATTCAACCAGTCGGTAGACTAGACCAATGCCTGCACTTGCTTGTCTCGGTGCACTTTTCTCTCACCGATAAAGGCATAAATCAGGCAGATTATCGCGGCGATACATGCGCCAACCAGGATGATAAATCCGCCATTCCAGCCAAAGTGATCAACGGTATACCCTAAAACGGCATTTGCAGCGACAGCTCCCCCCAAATAACCGAACAGTCCGGTCAGTCCGGCAGCGGTTCCCGCGGCTTTCTTGGGAGCCAGTTCCAGTGCATAAAGCCCAATTAACATGACGGGGCCATAAATGAGAAAGCCAATGGCAATCAGCGCCAACATATCGATACTCGGATACCCAGCAGGATTCAACCAATATACCAGTACTGCGAGCAACACCAATACCATAAACAAAATGCCGGCAGGAGCGCGACGGCCATGAAAAACTTTATCGGAAATCCATCCGCACAATAAGGTCCCCGGAATTCCGGCCCACTCATACAAAAAATAAGCCCACGATGATTTATCAACCGTAAAGTCTTTTGCTTCTTTCAGATAAACCGGAGCCCAGTCGAGTACGCCGTAACGGATCAGATAGACAAAAGCATTTGCCACCGCGATTGACCATAATAGTTTGTTATTAAAGATATATTTGAAGAAAATATCTTTCGCACTCATCTCTTTCTCATACGATTGATCATAATCCTCGGGATAATCATCTTTATACGCTTCAATGGGGGGTAAACCACACGACTGGGGTGTATCTCTGAGCGTCACCCAGATCAGAATCGCCACCAATATCGCGAAAAGTGCCGGGACATAAAATGCCGTATGCCAGTCGTCATTAAATAGCCATAATCCCAGCAGAAAGATCGGGCCAATCAGTCCGCCACCGACATTATGTGCAACATTCCATACCGAAACGAGTTCACCACGCTCTTTGCGTGACCACCAGTGCACCATCGTTCTGCCACAGGCTGGCCACCCCATCCCCTGAAACCAGCCATTCAAAAACAACAAAATGAACATGGCGGTAATGCTACCGGTCGCCCACGGCATGAAACCGAAACACAACATGACGCAAGCTGAAAGCACTAAACCAGCACTGAGGAAATAGCGAGGATTTGAGCGATCAGAAACACTCCCCATGAGAAACTTAGACAAGCCATAGGCAATAGAAACCGCAGCCAGTGCAACCCCCAAATCACCGCGACTGAATCCTTGTTCAATCAGAAATGGCATGGCCAGACTAAAATTTTTTCGCACCAGATAATAACCCGCGTAACCCACGAAAATGCCGATAAAAAGTTGCCAGCGTAATCGTGTGTAAACCCCGTCAATTTGCTCACGGGGAAGTGGCTCAATATGAGCCTTTGGTTTGAAAACTCCAAACATGATGACCTCAGCGATGGTGATAATATCAATATCCTGATGAATCGTTCCTCACAACAGGACAATAAAGCACGAACAAAAATGTTCGTTCGAGCTCATCGTATTTTCATATGCTCAATATTACATTTTTGTGACACTCTCAGCACTGTCATTAATTTGCATATGAAAACAAGTCATTCATGTCGGTTGCCCCACATTCTACGCTACCGAAAGCACTGCGTGGGCGTTTAGAGAGGGGGTCAGACACAACCGGATTGATCATATGAAGTTGATAGCACGAGTTTAATCACACAAAGGGGAGCGGTTGACGCTCCCCTTTTTGACATTGCATGTTTTGCTGGGTCAATTAATTTTTGTAAACTTCAAATTCAGCAATGGCAGGCGTGCTGCTGGCTGAGTGGATCACAAAACTGATTTTATCCAGATTCGTATTTGGGAATGAGATAACACTGGGAATGGAACTTCCCGATGCCAGTGTGGCACCATCGTCATGATTCACCACAGACCAAGAAGTTACCGTGCCCTGAGTCCCGGACAGCTCAATGATTCGAACTGCATTAATGGTTTGATTGAGACGTTTGACACTAATTGTGCCGGTTGTGCCTCTTGGTGACCAGTAGGTGCTGCTATCTCCGTCTGTCACGTTACCATAGCTGGTTCCGTTACCTTTGGAACTACCGTCAGCACCTGCATTTAAGGCAAGGTTTGAACCTGAAGTTGAACCACCGCCGTTATCCTGACCGCCACCATTGCCCTGATCACCGCCATTATCGTTGCCATTGCCAGAATGATCATCTCCCGGTGTGACATGACAACGACCATCAGAAACAGCCAGGCCTTTATTCGCACCCGCGGTTGCCATCACAATCGCTGGAACACAGCTTGCCTGATCGGGTTGATATTGATAAGGAATATGAATAGAAGTCGTCGAAACGGGATTTGGCC
It encodes the following:
- a CDS encoding NPP1 family protein, with the translated sequence MPKYKRHYGLTLSISLLLCSTANADDFSKLDQALPASTDAYSIAPVFDFDTDGCLPSAGISRTGQQNGGLKPSGGLTSGCRDSNFLNLSNTYHRYACKINGSDQYCAHFYALYFLKDQILNGIQSGHRHDWENVVIWTKNGTVTHGSYSAHGNLTTRSVSELDTNGKHIKFVYHKDGLLTHAFRFSKTGEVAENPYGYFVTPDIVSWYTMYGDQVSNDTLRNQLNRYDYGSANVPVKDGSFLSNLNRGKPDSYPQFSAADVVRSR
- a CDS encoding putative bifunctional diguanylate cyclase/phosphodiesterase produces the protein MVMKYIAFANVAVGIFLLIYSMKPTYQIGRTGQASRWKILITLLFIFVLGYLSVLITLVDRPMNPYLLTISLILLGASLFITLLVSQSRNILYQLNRSAQDEQYHSLHDSLTSLANRKYLFSSLQTLVQSKQLFSLLLIDLNNFKQINDGLGHYFGDKFLISVANLLQENTKQYGRLYRMGGDEFALILLGNDDDTILSVVDDIHDALHAPVKVMTYSMKTSASVGITKYPHNGHEVSNLLKQADLAMYDSKKKHKLYTFYHDQLGSDSYKKLKLSIKLAEALRNDVFELHYQPIIRSQTQSIASLEALLRWPQEDGSFIEPGDFIPIAEKSALISVLTQWVIHRATQDLNVLRAHGFHGSLHINLSAKDFQDDEVVNQLRALRQAGQVQTDDLVFEITETAVFENIEKAKCVIHKIHALGFRFSMDDFGIGYSSLVILRELPISQIKIDRSFVSEYHQKESNRTIIYALIRLAQDLNLSVVAEGVEVCSVEQALGEIGCHYTQGFLRFPPEPLHHLLYNEQFRNHLEPMLLEPSQQ
- the glpD gene encoding glycerol-3-phosphate dehydrogenase gives rise to the protein MDVITPNQENRLLDLIIVGGGINGAGIAADAAGRGLSVGLYEAQDFASATSSSSSKLIHGGLRYLEHYEFRLVAEALAEREVLLKKAPHVARPMRFRLPHRPYLRPAWMIRCGLFLYDHLGKRTTLPASHKVNLAKSGLLKPEMKTGFEYSDCWVDDARLVVLNILAAQENGAEVSNYCRVERAVRENDIWRVTIYDQQSDTRFERYAKALVNAAGPWVKQFFDDGLSTASPRNIRLVKGSHIVVPRIHHEEQAYILQNKDNRIVFVIPYMDDFSIIGTTDVEYHGDPRQVEIDDEEQNYLIDIVNQHFVRQLSREDVIWSYSGVRPLCDDESSSPQAVTRDYTIELEQTGDQAPLLSVFGGKLTTYRKLGEAAMNKLEPYFEQMGKSWTANVPLPGGYFSCTREQLGESLRASYPWLSQKQAFRYAVQFGTYTRKMLSDVNRLEDMGRCFAEGVYQREIDYMIDCEFVRTSDDFLWRRTKLGLYLNQGEQQAIAQYITTRCTDTSVTDQFKAG
- a CDS encoding response regulator; the encoded protein is MKTRVMLLEDDIRASYTLESTINQHPHFQVVAVSESCADAQIQFNAFQPQLVFVDITLPDGNGLALIQQLRQQAADCHFIMTTAERETTTVEKAVQLGVIDYLVKPIRMSRINQALDDYIQYKQKLISNSTVDQDDIDQLLRKSPIQPIRQTPKGIDATTLESLKALLYQEQLHDFSADDISERMSFSRITARRYLEYLESEGVLRLVLNYNTGGRPRRLYQMIK
- the glpT gene encoding glycerol-3-phosphate transporter — protein: MFGVFKPKAHIEPLPREQIDGVYTRLRWQLFIGIFVGYAGYYLVRKNFSLAMPFLIEQGFSRGDLGVALAAVSIAYGLSKFLMGSVSDRSNPRYFLSAGLVLSACVMLCFGFMPWATGSITAMFILLFLNGWFQGMGWPACGRTMVHWWSRKERGELVSVWNVAHNVGGGLIGPIFLLGLWLFNDDWHTAFYVPALFAILVAILIWVTLRDTPQSCGLPPIEAYKDDYPEDYDQSYEKEMSAKDIFFKYIFNNKLLWSIAVANAFVYLIRYGVLDWAPVYLKEAKDFTVDKSSWAYFLYEWAGIPGTLLCGWISDKVFHGRRAPAGILFMVLVLLAVLVYWLNPAGYPSIDMLALIAIGFLIYGPVMLIGLYALELAPKKAAGTAAGLTGLFGYLGGAVAANAVLGYTVDHFGWNGGFIILVGACIAAIICLIYAFIGERKVHRDKQVQALV
- a CDS encoding DeoR/GlpR family transcriptional regulator, whose amino-acid sequence is MKQIPRHQKIIELVKKHGYISTDELVARFHVSPQTIRRDLNELADENKIRRYHGGATVPISSENDSYTTRKSHNYSEKDHIAEALVKHIPNHATLFIDIGTTPEAVARALSRSHQQLRIVTNNLNVASLLLSKPDFNVILAGGEVRNRDGGIIGEATLDFIQQFRLDFGILGISGIDFDGSLLDFDYHEVRVKQAIIENSRSVFLAVDHSKFGRNAMVKLGNISQINTLFTDKQPPPEILSILESSQVSLEVAGTSSQQTEQAVPDSSPLA
- a CDS encoding ATP-binding protein, with the protein product MKLKSYLTLTTIATTSSVVIVMTIAILYLLQNSYQSGLEARGLELARVIAHDPKVIRALRKEVTHSSTDTIRDYIESIRSRTDASYIVVVDQQAIRLSHPDQNRIGKHFIGKDINRVLQTGQSYSTEAKGSLGKAIRNFVPIYDHGKQVGAVCIGYLSERISDIIFHQHIHIGLLIALIYLFGIGTAVAFLLKMKKTFLDYEPEFIVNKFREHGMVFDSIRDAIIAVDHDMNITMINNSAMKLLSMGVLSRYDYQHHPLSHYSIPLSHLVLENQGRFHQEVFSIGKIKYRANLYPIKTAKGLIGHVIVFFTNLTPNELEKEIIYLKNYAELLRSKTHEYSNKLNVLSGMLQIGKYEESIDFIQQETDRYQAVINHIVLSVSDSAVAGLLLAKFNKASEMGVKFTIDVDTTLASYAKQASEKLVTIIGNLVDNALLAAWQNRGMVQPEVTVYLSDRGKHIMLEIQDNGTGVPDEIAEHILEFGVSSKQEDEQNGVGLYLVKQLVDYFHGSIDWERTEQHTTLFSIYLEKKEEAHDDEDPSNVA